AGATCATTCGCAGCAAGTAAAATAACCTCAACATATAAGACTAAAATAACAAATCTACTCCCACTGATCTTAATGTAGATACACCGATCGACGGTAATCTCTACAAACCCATATGACGAGATGGTATCATTAAACTTTAAATACCATTGTCTGGAAGCTTGTTTTAGCCCATATATCGACTTTCTCAGCCTACACACCTTATCTTCATTACCTGGGGATGAAAATCCCTCAGGTTGGTCCATATATACCTCTTCCTCAAGCTCACcgtttagaaaagcggtctttacatccatttggtGAAACTGTAGATCATAATGAGCTACCAAAGCCAAGACAATTCTTAAAGAATCTTTCTTTGACACCGGAGAGAAAGTTTCTTTATAGTCAATACCATCTTTTTGAGTAAAACCTTTGGCAACAAGTCGAGCCTTATACCTTTCAATGTTACCTTTTGAGTCCCTTTTGGTCTTATAGACCCATTTCGACCCAACGGCCTTAGAATCCTCAGGTAACACTACTAAGTCCCATACTTTGTTGTCATCCATAGATTTCATGTCCTCTTTCATGGCAATCAACCACTTTTCAGAATTATCACTTTCCATGGCCTTACGGAATGAGATGAGATCCTCACTAATGCTCAAGTCACATTCAACGTTATATGTCTCGTAGTCATCTGGGATGGCTGATCTTCTTTCTCTTATAGATCGCCTTAATTGTTCCTCTGGAACACTGACTACTCTCCTTCGCCTTACAGGTTGCCTTGACTGTTCACGTGACATATTATTCTCCCCTTGAATTGTgacttgatcatcattgttattgTCATTTTGTGGGTCTTGCACTTCATTTCATCGTTGTCCCATTATGTCATTTGACTGTGACGACACAATTGGTACAACAATTtcaacttcaggagaagaaaCTTCAACCTGAATTTCTTTAATGTCCACTTTTCGTGGTTCAATGCTCCCACTAGTTTGACCGTTCTCAATAAATCTAGCATTTCCAGTCTCTACTATTCTCGTACTGTGATTAGGACAGTAAAATCTATACCCCTTTGACTTTTCAGGATAACCAATGAAATAACCACTGACTGTCCTAGGATCTAACTTCTTTTCATTTGGGTTATACAACCTTACTTCAGCTGGGCAACCCCAAACTCGAAGATGTCTTAAACTCGGTTTCCTTCCCGTCCACAGTTCATAAGGAGTCTTAGGAACTGCTTTACTAGGAACCCGATTTAAAACATAGGTTGCTGTCTTTAATGCATAAATCCATAGTGCAAGAGGTAAAGAACAATTACTTAACATGCTCCTAACCATTTCCATTAAAGTACGGTTCGCCTTTCAAAGAACACCGTTCTATTTGAGGTGTACTAGGGCATTGTATATTGTGCACAAATACCCCTACTTTCAAGTAACTTTGCAAATGGACCAGGACATTGTCCATTTTCAGTAAACCTTCCATaaaactcaccacctctatccgATCTCACAATCTTCACTTTCTTTTCTAGCTGCCTTTCCACCTCATTTATGAATATCTCAAGGACATCCACGGAATGAGCCTTTTCATGCAACAAATAAGTGAAACCATACCGCGAGGAATCATCTATATAAGTGATAAAGTACTTTTCACCACTCCAAGATGGAGTGTCAAAAGATCCACAAATATCGGTGTGTATAATTTCTAAAAGCTGAGAGCTCCTTGTAGCTGATTTCTTTACTGTATGTTTAGTCTGCTTACCTTTAATGCAGTCTACACACACATCTAAGTCACTAAAATCCAATTGAGGTAGAATTTCATCTTTTACCAACCTCATTAACCTTTCTTTGGATATGTGACCTAGCCTTTGATGCCACAAGTAAGCTGATTTTTCATTCGATGCACTACGTTTAATACCTTGACTCTCAACAATAAATAGGGAATCAGAAAAAATTAACATCAAGATTGAACCTATAAAGTGAATCAATCAAAGTACCACTACCATAAAAGTATTCATTACGGTACATAGAAAATACACCATGTCCAAACTTAAAGTTAAAACCTAAATTATCCAATCTACTTAATGATACAAGATTTCGAGCACAATCAGGTACATAGAGACAATCTATAAGATCTATATGACAACCAGTGTCTAAGATTAATCTATAAGTCCCAATGCCCTCAATGCGTGCTTTCATCCTGTTTCCCATGGATACAAACTGTTCAGCTCCTCTTATGGGCTGGATCATATGATATCCCTGTTTAATGTGAGAAATATGAGTAGTTGCACCAGAATCTAACCACCAAGTATTATTAGGTACTTCTATAAGATTTGATTCAAAGCAAACAAAACTATAATGTTTACCTTTCTTTTCGAACCATGCCTTCCTTTTAGGACAATCCTTCTTAAAGTGTCCAGGTTTCTTGCAGAAGTGACACTTCTTTTCTTTCTGGATCGCACTTTCAGGTCCTTTAAAGAAAAACTTTCCCTTCTTACCATTCTTACCCTTCTTACTCGGTTTAGCCTTGCTGCTGCTGGCACCATCATGACTTAGAAAATGAACAGCTTGATCTTTCATCTTCTTTAATCTCCCCTCCTCCTGTATAAGCATGGCTTTTAACTCTTGATAGTTCCATTTATCTTTTATGGTGTTATAGTTCACCTGAAACTGGCCAAACTCATAAGGTAGAGAGTTAATGATGAATTGTACCAAGAAAGTATCACTTACGTCCATCCCTAAAGTCTTCAACTTTGCTGCCAGGTTAGACATGTGTGTCACATGATCATGAATCGGTTGAGACCAGTCAAACCTTTTAGTAGTCAGCTCACTCATTAAACTACCAACAATTGACTTATTAGCTAAATCCGACTGTGAACACtcatttactttaagcatgaattcccttGCTTTATCTGTTTTAGGCATGGAGGGCTTAATGTTATCAGCCATTGTCATCCTCATGAGGTATAAACCCAACCTGTTAGATTTCTCCCAAGCCTGATAATGACACTTTTCGGCTTCGGAGCTTTCAGGTGTAATTTTTGTTGGTACCTCATCTGTCAGGATGGCAATGTCTAGAGCCATTATACCCAGTGTATACTGGATCTTTAAGGCCCACTCATCATAATTAAGCCCATTAAACTTTACAAAAGAGTCAGCAGATGCAAACATATTTGGGGATGCTGCAAACATTTATACATGTTACCAATTAGTGCTTTGAAAAACTATCATACAGATtcaaataatattatataaactTTTATACATGTATTTAAATAACCTTTTGGGCAACACTTAAATACAAGTAGCCATCATTGATGTTAATGTATACTTTAACAATTAATTATTAACACACATGAATCAAATGAGAATGCTATCTTTGGATATACATACTATAAGACCCAATTTATGAATAACTAATCCTTTTATATTATCAACTATATTTAATGACCCACCTTTGGGTGGTCTCCCAAAATATAGATGACAAAAAAATTAATCGACCAATTGAACTATAATGTCATTTAAACATCTCTTTTAAAAAATGATCAATTAATAACTTTTATTTTAAATGTCTAATTATAATATAACAAGGCCACTTTGGTGACTAACATGTCATATACAATCAAAACATTCAACGATAATGAAACTCTGTCTCTCATTTGCAGGAATTTCTTTATATAATATTGATACCAAATAAACATAAAAACATGAATGTATACCCAAATAATGCGATGTAGCGGAAATACATTAATCGTATTAATTAAATATGCTTCGTCAATTCACTTGTCTTACATTATGCGTGTTTGCTGTTTCATCAAGCACTCTTGCAGTATACATGTGATTAGTGCCTTTATTAATTCATTATATATTTACATTAGGCAGACAAACACACACCCAAAAGCAAGAGATGATATGCAATACGATTAACTGAACATTaatattaatgaaaaaaaaaattatgtaacaGTGCATCTATATGTACATGACTGTCATATCATTAAGAGTGCATAACTAATTATTGAGAGTAAAGTATCAATACAgtaaatacttttcattattatcaatGATGTTGCGATGCACATTTAAAACAACAAACTATGTATCAATTTGCAAtttatacataatttaattacAAAAGTTCATACATATTAATCATTGACTGAATTTCACCATAAGAACGTGGAAGCAATGATGATTCTTTTATTTGTCGTGCGTAAGAAAAAAGATACAGTAATTCAGATCATACGAAGTGATCGACACCAACCGTCAATACATAGAACCATACAATCTGCCAACATACTAAAAAAAATTGTCATGAATGCATTTCCAAAATATCTACAGCCTCCTTTTACAAACAGGAATATGACCAAAATAATTAATGACAAACTCTTTTAGTATAGTTAAGTAGCGGAACATCACGCAAATACAATCTAATTCACGTAATCTTTAATGGTAAATTAATCAAATCTAtaattgctctgataccaaatgtaagaTTAACTTTACGATTTCAATAATGAAATCAGTCCCAAGATACAATATAGACTTGAATTAATTCAACCCTAATACAATCAATAGACGAAATAAAGGACTAACCTTGGTCCATGTCTTACAGACGCAATCAATTCAATAATAAGAAGTATAGAAGATTGATTCTCCTCCTTAACCCTTTCCTTTAATGTTCCTTTGATGATGGAGGAAGAAACTGTGTCTTTCACCCTTTCACTTTATACGTATACTTTTGTTTTGTCAGatgaattttttttattcttttaacttccataatatatataatatattacGTACCTTTTTGCACAATCAAACCCGATCGTACCTTTTCGTGAAAGACGATGTATAATAGGGTAAGGTAAGCGGGATTAATAATTCCCGaactttaattacattaatcgGGACCGATCCATCACGATACcgtcttttatattaaagtctCGTAATATTAATGTGaacttaacttttattaaaacgcgaaacacataggccatacgaatattattaattattctaACACTTATGACCCGTGGCCTTATTATCTACTctgtatttaattttttttttttgacagccgtAAAGAAAGGTTCCTTATACAAAGCACACCTGCATCTCTAAGTCAGGTGCAAACACtacattattataacaaaaacTTTAACTAGGGGCGGGTGTTCTTAAAAAACGAGGTTTCTTTAAAGAGTTGCTGAAGTAGTAATCTGAAGATGTCATATCTTTTCTTTTCTTCGCTATTTAAGCTTTAGGAgagtacctgcaacaagacacacttacgTCACGAGTACGTAAAAATTTATGGGAGAAGGATCTACTTATACAGAAAGTAGATAAATGGTGTCTTGGAGATTCATCCCCTTTGCTATAATTTCTCTTTTAGATGGTAATTCTCCTTTTCTTGTTACCACGATGATTAAAAGGGCACCTGCAAAGCATAGACGAAGAAGAGGCACATGATAGCTTATCAAACGAAGAGATGTTACGCTGCTTAGGACAAGTTAAGCTGAAAATATGAAAGGTTGATGGACTATCGAATCATTCTGAACTTGAGAACTTTTTGAGCTGGTTGTGTCGTTCACCGAAGAGTCAGGCAAGCTTGAATTATGAGCTACAACTTTAGTAGTTCCATGGAGGATTTGATTACCAGAGGGAATAGATGAAACACCCGAACTAACAGACGCACTCAAACTTGCACTAGAAGATCATGGTTCACATTGATGATATTTGAAGAAGTTATGTCTTTGTTCATGACAATCGTCTTAAAACTCCGCTTTTTATGACGTCGCCTCCTTTTTTTATTCTTACAGCCTAAAGTGTCTCCCTCCATAGTTGTCTCAATCTTAAGGACCCGAATTGTAATAGTTGACAATTCCTTCTTATTGTAAAAGCTCAACTTTTTACCTTCAAGGAGCTTTTGATAAGATTGTCCTTGGATCCTTAGACGGGAATTACCTCCATCTTTTTTAGCGAACTCAAGAACTCTCTCATTAAAAATATGATCATTCTTCTTTAAGCTAGCCTTCAAATCTGTACCACAATTACCTTGAGCATCCTTAACCTCCATATTCGCCCTCTCTTCTTTAGCCTTTACTTCCATGACGTTTCGGTCACCCATCACCTCCGTGATCACACTTTCACTATTCTTTATATTGTAGTCAGATTCCGCAACCTGATCTTTTATATTCACATCAGAATCAGTCGTCTTCTTCATATTTTTCCCAACCACGCCAACCTCGGGAGCGACCTCTAAAACACGTTTACCATTTTTTTGTGAGAAGGTGGCCTTTTACAACATCTAATTCCCTTAAAACCTCTTTATTCCTAGGTTCGACCGCTAACGCCTGAACTAAATCCACTTCAGCTTCCAAAAACCTCTTTAACTTCACACATCCAACTGCCCTACGAAAAAGCGCCTTAACATTACGAGGAAATTTGTTCAAAATCATAGTGCACAGATCAACAACAGCTCTGTATTCCTCGAGCTTAATAGCACAAGCGGCGAGATTAGAGTTAAGGGAAACCGCAAGGTCAGATAACGATTGGACATCTTCTCCTCCAATCATTCCGAAACTTATACCCAACAGTTTACAAGCTTCATCGTAACAAGGTGCGGCCCTATCAAAAAAATTTTTGCCTAAAAAGACAATTCCCCTGGTCTTTAAGCTTCTTCACCTCCACCAAAGGTGACCCCTGAAGATTCATAAAGCAGCCAACCATCCTCTCCCCATCACCGTCCATAAACCCATCATTAACATGGGCACAAGCAAAGTCTTCAAGAAACTGATGACAAACGGTAGAGGAATCCATAGGTTCCACACCAGAGGAGAAGAAACCAATCACGCAAAAAAACTCCGACTCAGCAGCAACGTTGGGGAGACAGAAGATGATCCCACAACACAAAACGAAAATTCGAAAGGCCCAGCAACCAGAAACCAAGAGAAATCAAGACCCAGTAAAACTAATCGGACTTAAAGATCAGAGAGAAATCAGCTAAGAACAACCCAACAACAGCGATAACAGACCGATAAAGCCGAAAAATACTGAAAACTTATTGAACTAGACACGGACTGGACTATTAACAGCTAGAACCACAAGACAGGGAAGAAGGAATCACCGGAATTGTTGCACGAAAGCAGGTCAGTGAAGAGAACCGCCCCAAGGAAATCACACCACTTGATGGAAAAACGCGATCATGATTGAAAACCAATCGGCCTTGATAGCAAATTACAGACCAGATGAGCAAACAAAATCCCTAAAAACTACACCTATCAGAAACCACGACGATCAGAGTAGAATAAGTTCGGCTCGCCGGCGGCGGAATGGGTGATACCGTTGGGAAAGCGGCCGGCGAGCCGAGGAACAGACGATTTAATTAGGTTTTAATTTGGGGGAATTTTCTCTCTCCTGGAGACTTTCTCTCACTATCATTGTAACGTATTATCCTAAGAATCTTTCTTTTTATGGCTTCTTAATGTGCGCCCTTAGGACACACGTTAGAAAAATCCTTATATATATGGTGAAGAACATGACTAAAAATAGATAGTAGAATGTGTTTTAGGCAGGAAAATTTAGCTTTATTAATCTTTTAATATGTAGGGGATGATTGTCTTCTAAAAGAATTTTTTTATCATTACAAATACTTAAGAAAATCGCCATATTTTACTGTAATGCTCTTCTTGAGAAATTATCACGTATAATGAATTGTGAAAGGAGTAGTATAATATTAGTGAATGGTTTCATAagaatcatatcatatcatatatttCTTTAATGCAATAGCCAAAGGTGCTAATGTGGCATCGTAGTTTTTCATTTATAGTTGACGTGGCAGTTAAATAAAGCACAATTAAATAAGGAAAAAACAAAGAGTAATTCAAACCTGCCATTTAATAAAAAATTACTCCgtattactccgtattatattGAATCCTTATGTTTAATTGTCTTTAATGCGTTACAAATGTCTCATTGAATGATATATTACATATCATTTTGACATACATTTCAACTGAATTTATAAGACTTACAAATTACGACTACAAATGTACTAATTAAAAGAggattaaaatgtgattttccaAATAATTTTTACGAAATTATTAATTTCATTTCCAAAAATTAGCCAAAATTATTTTGAAAAATACtaagtaattttttttaaatagacAAAATTTTAGCTAGCCATAGCCTATTTCAAAAATATTTCAACTACTTTAAAATGTTACAGTATAAGATGTACTCCGTAATTATTTTATGATCCCTATACAATTATTCAAAGTATATTAATggacataataaaaaaaattgtaattatgcatataaattacatatgacaaaacactttatattaaaaaaaaaaaacataaataattggGTTCTTATATATTCGAGACAAGTAAAGTTAATATTATAGAATATTTATAGATAGACAAAGTGAACAATCAGTAAGTTGGGATAAAAGAGATTAATTAATTGGTGAATTTCGTAAGCATTAGTGTCACAATAAAAGAGAAATTATTATGTGTACCTGGGAATAGACGTTATCATGCACTTAAACCTATTAGAAGATTGTAATTACAAACAATAACTTCCACTGTCTTAATAACGAGCGCAGTCTCATTGTTTAAGACGTACAAAAACATAGTAGACTTATACACATAAGAAACTTTGTGAGTCAAAAATCGAGAATATACATAAGTGATAAACTTTCTTGGTGCTATGACTTCACTTATACcatgtaattttaacaaataaTAAATCATAATAATAAATGTTTATAAGATGATCAAGTACTTTAAAACAATGAAAATATTTAAAGCCTTGGCATATTGTCAAGGTTACGAACACGCTGAAAAAATAATTTCAATATCAAAGTATTAGTTTTTATGAATATTAATAATGAAATTGCAATCTTTTATACTAAATATTTTATATCAgacccgtgaattttcacgggtttAAATCTAGTTCAATTTAAAACAGTTTTACAAGAATAATTATAAGCTCTTGTTTTTACGCATAAGGATTGTCTCCATTTCTTTTCTCTCCATTTCTTCTGATCTCTAAGAATCGTATAATAATAAGTGAAAATTGTCAATAACCACCTAGTATTTATCGTAttttacaacttaccaccttgtattctgtttattacaacttaccaTCTACATTACACCGTATATATCCGTTCTACCACCGTACTTCATTTCCGATCAACATTTTACTTAAATCCCGACTAATAAACTATAGAATGACTAAAATACCCTTAGTTTGATTCCCTCAAAATACATACTACTATAGTACTACCTACACAaaattcatcatcatcatcatcaattatTCAATCCATCAAATTTCCAGAATGTCCCACCACCGACAATAAACTCAAAGCAATGTCCAACCACCATCAAGGCATCAACAACAACACACTGAAAGCAAAGCTCGCCGTGGCCACCTTACACATGTCCACCACCTCACTACTCACCCGAAACATCATTCATTACACGACCCTCTGCACTATCAACCCAGACCCATCATTTCATCCCACCTCTGGACTTGTCACCATTTCAACCCACGAAATCTCCAGATCTAGGACTTTCATTGAGTTATGGATCAATAATCCTTTAGAGgaattgggttttttttttttgatttgtgGACTATGGACTTGTGTAGTTTTGAATATGGGGTGGAGGTTTTTTTGTGGTGGAGTTACCAAAGAGGAGGTTCGTCGTGGAGGGGCGACAATCCGACGTCGGTGGTAGGTGCATGGTTGACAATCCGACAGTTGGTGCCTTGTACCAGTGAAGATCGAAGAAGGTGAGTTAGGGAGGAGAGGAATGAGGTGGCAGATGAAGGAGGTAGCGTTTGGGTGGGGGAGGATATGGGTATTTTAActtttatttaattatatatTGTTTATATTAACGAGTCGGGATTTAAGTAAAATGATGATTCGGGAATGAAATACAGTGGTAGATCGGATATATACGGTGTAATataggtggtaatttgtaaaaaacaGAATAcatggtggtaatttgtaaaatacGACAAATACTAGGTGGTTATTAACAAAtaccgggttttggggattggcagtggcgccttgctacattcccttttcatcttggtggtcttggtgtctatgcggcagGAGATGTTTTAtactatgcttttattgcgtcccgtttgtaGTCTACTGATTTGagggctaagctcctcggcccttctggtattgtagctgctggccctgcttttgacgaTGTCGCGcgggtgtttactgcgactacaggctctggtatcttaggcaaccctagtgaaattgctgccccaaaacttatgaagaaattggcagacatttatttcgcgacggttgctgctgcctcaaagtctgttttctctttgataCCACAccagcttgctttgtggcagtctcagcagggttcccactcctctgattggttgcgcgtggttcctatctcggggttgggtcagactatgaacgggaggacttaccgtagtgtgcttgggtatcgtctgggtatttcgttattcacggtatctaggccctgtcctgcttgctctcgggtttttgttgaggatgtttttggggaccacgctgtttcttgtactggtactgtggacgTTAAATATCGGCATAAACTCGTCCGTGACACtctattcgacatctgctatagatctggtatttctgcgggaaaggaggttgatatcggtttggttgacgaggatggtggctctcttcgtcctgcggatttgctgctttattcttgggacataaggcgtgatgtgtgcgttgacttgacaaggtcttctcctttgactcaaaccgggatgacggattttgtgcctggccgggttgtcgctgatgctgctcagcgtaagtgtgctaagtacggggatttgtgcgcggctgcgggttatggtttccttcccttctctttctcttcacttggggagctgggttcggatattgttgccttgctcaagcggatccagaaattctcg
This sequence is a window from Silene latifolia isolate original U9 population chromosome 8, ASM4854445v1, whole genome shotgun sequence. Protein-coding genes within it:
- the LOC141594740 gene encoding uncharacterized protein LOC141594740 encodes the protein MKKTTDSDVNIKDQVAESDYNIKNSESVITEVMGDRNVMEVKAKEERANMEVKDAQGNCGTDLKASLKKNDHIFNERVLEFAKKDGGNSRLRIQGQSYQKLLEGKKLSFYNKKELSTITIRVLKIETTMEGDTLGSSPNMFASADSFVKFNGLNYDEWALKIQYTLGIMALDIAILTDEVPTKITPESSEAEKCHYQAWEKSNRLGLYLMRMTMADNIKPSMPKTDKAREFMLKVNECSQSDLANKSIVGSLMSELTTKRFDWSQPIHDHVTHMSNLAAKLKTLGMDVSDTFLVQFIINSLPYEFGQFQVNYNTIKDKWNYQELKAMLIQEEGRLKKMKDQAVHFLSHDGASSSKAKPSKKGKNGKKGKFFFKGPESAIQKEKKCHFCKKPGHFKKDCPKRKAWFEKKGISYDPAHKRS